The Aeromonas jandaei genomic interval ACTCCTTGGTAACAAAGAGTGGCAACCAAACTTAAATTGAAGAGTTTGATCATGGCTCAGATTGAACGCTGGCGGCAGGCCTAACACATGCAAGTCGAGCGGCAGCGGGAAAGTAGCTTGCTACTTTTGCCGGCGAGCGGCGGACGGGTGAGTAATGCCTGGGGATCTGCCCAGTCGAGGGGGATAACTACTGGAAACGGTAGCTAATACCGCATACGCCCTACGGGGGAAAGCAGGGGCACCTTCGGGCCTTGCGCGATTGGATGAACCCAGGTGGGATTAGCTAGTTGGTGAGGTAACGGCTCACCAAGGCGACGATCCCTAGCTGGTCTGAGAGGATGATCAGCCACACTGGAACTGAGACACGGTCCAGACTCCTACGGGAGGCAGCAGTGGGGAATATTGCACAATGGGGGAAACCCTGATGCAGCCATGCCGCGTGTGTGAAGAAGGCCTTCGGGTTGTAAAGCACTTTCAGCGAGGAGGAAAGGTCAGTAGCTAATATCTGCTGGCTGTGACGTTACTCGCAGAAGAAGCACCGGCTAACTCCGTGCCAGCAGCCGCGGTAATACGGAGGGTGCAAGCGTTAATCGGAATTACTGGGCGTAAAGCGCACGCAGGCGGTTGGATAAGTTAGATGTGAAAGCCCCGGGCTCAACCTGGGAATTGCATTTAAAACTGTCCAGCTAGAGTCTTGTAGAGGGGGGTAGAATTCCAGGTGTAGCGGTGAAATGCGTAGAGATCTGGAGGAATACCGGTGGCGAAGGCGGCCCCCTGGACAAAGACTGACGCTCAGGTGCGAAAGCGTGGGGAGCAAACAGGATTAGATACCCTGGTAGTCCACGCCGTAAACGATGTCGATTTGGAGGCTGTGTCCTTGAGACGTGGCTTCCGGAGCTAACGCGTTAAATCGACCGCCTGGGGAGTACGGCCGCAAGGTTAAAACTCAAATGAATTGACGGGGGCCCGCACAAGCGGTGGAGCATGTGGTTTAATTCGATGCAACGCGAAGAACCTTACCTGGCCTTGACATGTCTGGAATCCTGCAGAGATGCGGGAGTGCCTTCGGGAATCAGAACACAGGTGCTGCATGGCTGTCGTCAGCTCGTGTCGTGAGATGTTGGGTTAAGTCCCGCAACGAGCGCAACCCCTGTCCTTTGTTGCCAGCACGTAATGGTGGGAACTCAAGGGAGACTGCCGGTGATAAACCGGAGGAAGGTGGGGATGACGTCAAGTCATCATGGCCCTTACGGCCAGGGCTACACACGTGCTACAATGGCGCGTACAGAGGGCTGCAAGCTAGCGATAGTGAGCGAATCCCAAAAAGCGCGTCGTAGTCCGGATCGGAGTCTGCAACTCGACTCCGTGAAGTCGGAATCGCTAGTAATCGCAAATCAGAATGTTGCGGTGAATACGTTCCCGGGCCTTGTACACACCGCCCGTCACACCATGGGAGTGGGTTGCACCAGAAGTAGATAGCTTAACCTTCGGGAGGGCGTTTACCACGGTGTGATTCATGACTGGGGTGAAGTCGTAACAAGGTAACCCTAGGGGAACCTGGGGTTGGATCACCTCCTTACCTTAATGATGACGAAGTTGTTGAGTGTTCACACAGATTGCCTTGATTCAAAGTAGTTAGAGCAAAGACCTGATGCGCAAGCGTCAGTGCTTGTTTGGCTAACGCCAAACGAGAGAAGCCCTATCATTGGGTTTTGGGATGTGAATAATGGCGCTCGGCCTCGCAGGCTCGGCACTCGCCATTACCCAAAATCTGCACTGCTGACGCAGCGCAAAGATGATTTTGGGTCCCCTTCGTCTAGAGGCCTAGGACACCGCCCTTTCACGGCGGTAACAGGGGTTCGAATCCCCTAGGGGACGCCACTTCTCTTCTTGCTAATAAGAATACAGACATAAGCAGTCATGTTTATGTCTGTTTTCTTCGGTCACTGACCGTTGCAAACATGCTCTTTAACAATCTGGAAAGCTGATTTAAAAAGTAGTTCTCAAACATTTGTTACAAGTGCTTTGGAAACTTCTTGGCGAAAACCAAATTTTATTTGGTCCTTGTTGTACGACAACAGGCTGTGCCGGTTTCACCGACACTTCTTGGGGTTGTATGGTTAAGTGACTAAGCGTACATGGTGGATGCCTTGGCAGTCAGAGGCGATGAAGGACGTACTAACCTGCGATAAGCTGTGAGAAGTCGGTAAGAGACGTTATTACTCACAGATTTCCGAATGGGGAAACCCACCCAAGATAACTTGGGTATCGTTACATGAATACATAGTGTAACGAGGCGAACCGGGAGAACTGAAACATCTAAGTACCCCGAGGAAAAGAAATCAACCGAGATTCCCTCAGTAGCGGCGAGCGAACGGGGATTAGCCCTTAAGCATCTTGGAAGTTAGTGGAACGGTCCTGGAAAGGCCGGCGATACAGGGTGATAGCCCCGTACACGAAAACAACCTTGATGTGAAATCGAGTAGGGCGGGACACGTGACATCCTGTCTGAATATGGGGGGACAGATCCTCCAAGGCTAAATACTCCTGACTGACCGATAGTGAACCAGTACCGTGAGGGAAAGGCGAAAAGAACCCCTGTGAGGGGAGTGAAATAGAACCTGAAACCGTGTACGTACAAGCAGTGGGAGCCCTTCGGGGTGACTGCGTACCTTTTGTATAATGGGTCAGCGACTTACATTTTGTAGCGAGGTTAACCGTATAGGGGAGCCGTAGGGAAACCGAGTCTTAACTGGGCGTCTAGTTGCAAGGTGTAGACCCGAAACCGGGTGATCTAGCCATGGGCAGGTTGAAGGTTGAGTAACATCAACTGGAGGACCGAACCCACTAACGTTGCAAAGTTAGGGGATGACCTGTGGCTGGGGGTGAAAGGCCAATCAAACTCGGAGATAGCTGGTTCTCCCCGAAAGCTATTTAGGTAGCGCCTCGGACGAATACTACTGGGGGTAGAGCACTGTTTGGGCTAGGGGGTCATCCCGACTTACCAACCCCATGCAAACTCCGAATACCAGTAAGTACTATCCGGGAGACACACGGCGGGTGCTAACGTCCGTCGTGAAGAGGGAAACAACCCAGACCGCCGGCTAAGGTCCCAAAGTTCTGGTTAAGTGGGAAACGATGTGGGAAGGCTCAGACAGCTAGGATGTTGGCTTAGAAGCAGCCATCATTTAAAGAAAGCGTAATAGCTCACTAGTCGAGTCGGCCTGCGCGGAAGATGTAACGGGGCTCAAACCAGGCACCGAAGCCGCGGATTTGCACTTAGTGCAAGTGGTAGGGGAGCGTTCTGTAAGTCTGCGAAGGTGTATCGAGAGGTATGCTGGAGATATCAGAAGTGCGAATGCTGACGTAAGTAACGATAAAGGGGGTGAAAAGCCTCCTCGCCGGAAGACCAAGGGTTCCTGTCCAACGTTAATCGGGGCAGGGTGAGTCGACCCCTAAGGTGAGGCCGAAAGGCGTAATCGATGGGAAGCAGGTTAATATTCCTGCACGACTTGTAATTGCGATGGGGGGACGGAGAAGGCTAGGTGGGCCAGGCGACGGTTGTCCTGGTGAAAGTGCGTAGGCGGTACCTTTAGGTAAATCCGGAGGTGCAACGCTGAGACACGAGACGAACACACTACGGTGTGGAAGCCATTGATGCCCTGCTTCCAGGAAAAGCCTCTAAGCTTCAGATTACAAGTCATCGTACCCCAAACCGACACAGGTGGTCGGGTAGAGAATACCAAGGCGCTTGAGAGAACTCGGGTGAAGGAACTAGGCAAAATAGTACCGTAACTTCGGGAGAAGGTACGCTCTTGTTGGTGAAGTCCCTTGCGGATGGAGCTGACGGGAGTCGCAGTGACCAGATGGCTGGGACTGTTTATCAAAAACACAGCACTCTGCAAACACGAAAGTGGACGTATAGGGTGTGACACCTGCCCGGTGCCGGAAGGTTAATTGATGGGGTTAGCGCAAGCGAAGCTCTTGATCGAAGCCCCGGTAAACGGCGGCCGTAACTATAACGGTCCTAAGGTAGCGAAATTCCTTGTCGGGTAAGTTCCGACCTGCACGAATGGTGTAACCATGGCCATGCTGTCTCCACCCGAGACTCAGTGAAATCGAATTCGCCGTGAAGATGCGGTGTACCCGCGGCTAGACGGAAAGACCCCGTGAACCTTTACTACAGCTTGGCACTGAACATTGAACCTACATGTGTAGGATAGGTGGGAGGCTTTGAAGGCGTGACGCCAGTTGCGCTGGAGCCGTCCTTGAAATACCACCCTTGTATGTTTGATGTTCTAACGCAGGGCCCTGAATCGGGCTCGCGGACAGTGCCTGGTGGGTAGTTTGACTGGGGCGGTCTCCTCCCAAAGAGTAACGGAGGAGCACGAAGGTTGGCTAATCCTGGTCGGACATCAGGAGGTTAGTGCAATGGCATAAGCCAGCTTAACTGCGAGACGGACAGGTCGAGCAGGTACGAAAGTAGGTCATAGTGATCCGGTGGTTCTGAATGGAAGGGCCATCGCTCAACGGATAAAAGGTACTCCGGGGATAACAGGCTGATACCGCCCAAGAGTTCATATCGACGGCGGTGTTTGGCACCTCGATGTCGGCTCATCACATCCTGGGGCTGAAGTCGGTCCCAAGGGTATGGCTGTTCGCCATTTAAAGTGGTACGCGAGCTGGGTTCAGAACGTCGTGAGACAGTTCGGTCCCTATCTGCCGTGGGCGTTGGATGATTGAAGGGAGTTGCTCCTAGTACGAGAGGACCGGAGTGAACGAACCTCTGGTGTTCGGGTTGTCACGCCAGTGGCACTGCCCGGTAGCTAAGTTCGGAATCGATAACCGCTGAAAGCATCTAAGCGGGAAGCGAGCCCTGAGATGAGTCATCCCTGACCCCTTGAGGGTCCTAAAGGGCCGTTGGAGACCACAACGTTGATAGGCGGGGTGTGTAAGTGCAGCGATGCATTGAGCTAACCCGTACTAATTACCCGTGAGGCTTAACCATACAACACCCAAGAAGTGTTCTAAGGCTTGTAGCAAATACGAACGAATTACTTACGTCAGCTTTCTCAGATTGAAGAATTTGCCTGGCGGCAATAGCGCCGTGGAACCACCTGATCCCATGCCGAACTCAGAAGTGAAACGCGGTAGCGCCGATGGTAGTGTGGCATTCGCCATGCGAGAGTAGGACACTGCCAGGCACCCAATTTTAGATTACGCGGATAGCGTGGTCTTTACCGGTTAGTGTGCTGATATGGCTCAGTCGGTAGAGCGCATCCTTGGTAAGGATGAGGTCCCCAGTTCGATTCTGGGTATCAGCACCATCTTTAAGTTAGTTTTAAAAGCTTTTGCCTGACGGCAATAGCGCCGTGGAACCACCTGATCCCATGCCGAACTCAGAAGTGAAACGCGGTAGCGCCGATGGTAGTGTGGCATTCGCCATGCGAGAGTAGGACACTGTCAGGCACCTATTTAGAAGAGGCCTCCCATTCGGGAGGCCTTTTTGCATTTCTGCGTTCCAAAAATCTGCCATGCCGCCGGCATTTTAGTAAAAGTGCTGGGCTATCAAGGGATTGCCCGTTACTCTTTAGCCGTTACCGATTAACACGTGATGCTGCCAGCGAGGTATTGATGGCTACGTTGAAGGAAATTGCACAGGAAGCGGGGGTTTCTCTCGCGACGGTATCCCGGGTACTGAACGAGGATCCCAGCCTGAGCGTCAAGGAAGAGACCAAGCAGCGGATCTTCGAGATTGCCGAACGGCTGGAGTACAAGACCAGCAGCGCCCGCAAGGGGGTACACAAGAGCAAGCTGCACTTTCTGGTGGTCTATGCCTATCCCCAGAGTACCGAGGTCAACGATCCCTACTATCTCGCTATCCGTTATGGCATCGAAACCCAGAGTGCCCGCCTCAATATCGAACTGACCCATCTTTACAACTGCGGTGAAGGGCGCGAACTGAGCGCCGTGGATGGCATTCTGGTAGTCGGCACCCTCACAGCTGAGCGTCTGGCCCAGCTAAGGGCTTGTTCCAGCCAGCTGGTGTTTGTCGACTGCCGTTCACAGGGAGAGTTCGACTCGGTCGATGTGGATCTCGCTCTGATCAGCCAGCAGGTCGTCGACTACTTTATTGCGCAGGGGCACCAGCGCATCGGCTATATCGGTGGCCAGGACGAGAATCCGGATCTGCGCGAACTGGCCTTCCGGGAGTATGGCCAGCGGCTGGGGGTGGTGCAGGAGAGCGATCTCTATCGTGGGGACTTCTCCAGCGCTTCCGGCTACCAGTTGGCGAAGGAGATGCTGGCCGGCGACTGGCCCAAGGCGCTGTTCGTCGCCTCCGACTCCATCGCCATCGGCGTGCTGCGTGCCATTCATGAGAAGGGACTGGCGATTCCCCAGCAGATCGAGCTTATCAGCGTCAACGATATTCCGACCGCCAAGTTCACCTTCCCGCCGCTCTCAACGGTGCGGATCCACTCCGAGTTGATGGGCTCCCAGGGGGTTAATTTGCTGGTTGAGCGGCTGCGAGACGAGCGGGATATTCCACTCCGGGTGCTGGTACCGAGCAAGTTGACCCTGCGCGGCACCACCCGCTGATTTTAGTAAAACATTCTGCTTTTTAGTCGCGCCATCATGCGGTGGTGCGACACCTCTCCCAAGCAAACCTCTTTCCCATATCATCCAACAACTTCATATCATATTGTTTTATAGTTGATTTTATTGCAGATCAGCTAGCTACTATCAACATCCATGCCACTCATCCATATCTTGCCCTCCTTTATCTCCCGCTTCTGATCTCGCTCACAAAACAATCTATTCATTGTGATCAGGTTAAAACTTTACCAATCCAAAGCTGATATTTAGTAAATTTTTATCTAGAGTTTACCCAGTCAAAGTTGCCTTGTTCCGGGAGGACATGTGAATAACTGGGAAAACGTCCAATTCGTTGGTGAAAACAGGCTGGCCCCGCGCGCCTACTTCTTCTCTTATGCCGACCACGCGCTGGCGGCCACCATGCAGCGGGAGCTGAGCCGCCGTTTTCTGAGCCTTGGCGGCCAGTGGCAGTTCCACTACTTCGACCACCCCCTGCAGGTGCCGGAGGCCTTCTATCACAGCCCCATGAGCGAGTGGGGCCAGATAACCGTGCCCAACATGTGGCAGATGGAAGGACATGGTCAGCTGCAGTACACCGACGAAGGCTTTCCCTTCCCGATCGACGTGCCCTTCGTGCCGACCAACAACCCCACCGGCGCCTATCAGCGCAGCTTCACGCTGAGCCCGGCCTGGGATGGGGAGCAGGTGATCATCAAGTTTGACGGGGTGGAGACCTACTTCGAGGTCTATGTGAACGGGCACTACGTCGGTTTCAGCAAGGGGAGCCGCCTCACCGCCGAGTTCGATATCAGTGCCTACGCCAACATTGGCGAGAACCTGCTGTCAGTGCGGGTGATGCAGTGGGCTGACTCCACCTATATCGAAGATCAGGACATGTGGTGGATGGCGGGGATCTTCCGCGACGTCTATCTGGTGGGCAAACCGGCCGCCCATGTGCAGGACTTCTTCATCCGCACCGCGCTGGCCGATGACAATCAAAGCGCCACCCTGAGCTGTGATATCCAGCTGGAGAATCTGGGGGCGGCAGCCCGTGATCACCGTCTGGTCTGGTCGCTGCTGGATCAGGGCAACGAGATCGCCAGCGGCTCGCTCGACCATCTCGCCATCGATGGCAAGTGTGATTGCCGCTTCACGCTGGATCTGGCCAACCCCCATCTGTGGAGCGCCGAAGATCCTTACCTCTACCAGCTGCAACTCTCCCTCTACAACGGTCAGGGCGAGCTGCTGGAAGTGATCCCGCAGCGGGTCGGGGTGCGTGAAATCAAGGTCAAGGATGGCCTCTTCTACGTCAACGGCCACTACCTCAAGCTGCACGGGGTGAACCGCCACGACAACGACCACCTCAAGAGCCGTGCGGTCGGCATGGATCGTGTTGAACGCGATATCGTGCTGATGAAGCAGCACAACCTCAACTCGGTGCGTACCGCCCACTACCCGAACGACCCGCGCTTCTATGAGCTGTGCGACCAGTACGGTCTGTTCGTGATGGCGGAGACCGACGTGGAGACCCACGGCTTTGCCAACGTCGGCGATCTCAGCCGCATCACCGATGACCCCTTCTGGGAGCCGGTGTTTGTGGATCGCATCGAACGCCACGTGCACGCCCAGAAGAACCACCCCTCCATCATCATCTGGTCGCTCGGCAACGAGTCCGGCTACGGCTGCAACATCAGAGCCATGTACCAGCGCTGCAAGGCGATCGACCCGACCCGGCTGGTGCACTACGAAGAGGATCGCGATGCCGAGGTGGTGGATGTGGTCAGTACCATGTATTCCCGCGTCTCCCAGATGAACTGCTTCGGCGAGTTCCCGATGGCGAAGCCGCGCATCCTCTGCGAATACGCCCACGCCATGGGTAATGGCCCGGGTGGCCTCAGCGAATACCAGCAGGTGTTTGACCGCCATCCCCACATTCAGGGTCACTACATCTGGGAGTGGTGCGATCACGGCATTCTGGATCAGGACGAGCAGGGGCGCCCGGTCTACAAGTACGGCGGCGACTACGGCGACTACCCCAACAACTACAACTTCTGCATGGATGGCCTCATCTATCCGGATCAGACCCCGGGGCCGGGCCTGCGTGAATACAAGCAGGTGATCTGCCCGGTCAAGGTGCGCGCGCTGGATCTGGCGAGCGGCAAGCTGGCGGTGGAAAACCGCTACTGGTTCTCCACTCTCGACGATATCCGCCTGCTGGTCGAGGTGAAGGCCGAGGGCGAACTGCTGGCCAGCCAGCAAATCCGGCTGGAAGGGGTTGCCCCCGGTGCCACCACAGAGCTGCAACTCGAACTGCCATCCCTGGATGGGCGGGAAACCTTTGTCCAGCTGCGGGTCATCAAGGCCAGTGCCACCCGTTACAGCGCGGCGGAGCACGAGCTGGGCCAGTACCAGTTCCAGCTGAAGGCATCGACTCGTCAGCTGCAGCCCTTTGCCAATCCCAACGCCACGGCGTTGCAGATCGCCGATGAGCGCCTCGCGCTGACCCTGAGTGGCAGCGGCTTTGCCCTGCGCTTCTCGCGCCTCGATGGCAAGCTGGTGAGCTGGCAGCAGGACGGTATCGAGCTCATCGAGCGCTCGCCACGCCTCACCTTCTTCAAGCCGATGATCGACAACCACAAGCAGGAGTACGAGAGCCTGTGGCACCC includes:
- the ebgR gene encoding transcriptional regulator EbgR; translated protein: MATLKEIAQEAGVSLATVSRVLNEDPSLSVKEETKQRIFEIAERLEYKTSSARKGVHKSKLHFLVVYAYPQSTEVNDPYYLAIRYGIETQSARLNIELTHLYNCGEGRELSAVDGILVVGTLTAERLAQLRACSSQLVFVDCRSQGEFDSVDVDLALISQQVVDYFIAQGHQRIGYIGGQDENPDLRELAFREYGQRLGVVQESDLYRGDFSSASGYQLAKEMLAGDWPKALFVASDSIAIGVLRAIHEKGLAIPQQIELISVNDIPTAKFTFPPLSTVRIHSELMGSQGVNLLVERLRDERDIPLRVLVPSKLTLRGTTR
- the ebgA gene encoding beta-galactosidase subunit alpha, with amino-acid sequence MNNWENVQFVGENRLAPRAYFFSYADHALAATMQRELSRRFLSLGGQWQFHYFDHPLQVPEAFYHSPMSEWGQITVPNMWQMEGHGQLQYTDEGFPFPIDVPFVPTNNPTGAYQRSFTLSPAWDGEQVIIKFDGVETYFEVYVNGHYVGFSKGSRLTAEFDISAYANIGENLLSVRVMQWADSTYIEDQDMWWMAGIFRDVYLVGKPAAHVQDFFIRTALADDNQSATLSCDIQLENLGAAARDHRLVWSLLDQGNEIASGSLDHLAIDGKCDCRFTLDLANPHLWSAEDPYLYQLQLSLYNGQGELLEVIPQRVGVREIKVKDGLFYVNGHYLKLHGVNRHDNDHLKSRAVGMDRVERDIVLMKQHNLNSVRTAHYPNDPRFYELCDQYGLFVMAETDVETHGFANVGDLSRITDDPFWEPVFVDRIERHVHAQKNHPSIIIWSLGNESGYGCNIRAMYQRCKAIDPTRLVHYEEDRDAEVVDVVSTMYSRVSQMNCFGEFPMAKPRILCEYAHAMGNGPGGLSEYQQVFDRHPHIQGHYIWEWCDHGILDQDEQGRPVYKYGGDYGDYPNNYNFCMDGLIYPDQTPGPGLREYKQVICPVKVRALDLASGKLAVENRYWFSTLDDIRLLVEVKAEGELLASQQIRLEGVAPGATTELQLELPSLDGRETFVQLRVIKASATRYSAAEHELGQYQFQLKASTRQLQPFANPNATALQIADERLALTLSGSGFALRFSRLDGKLVSWQQDGIELIERSPRLTFFKPMIDNHKQEYESLWHPNHLQIMQEHFRTLSWRQLGDVVEVTVESLIAPPVFDFGMRCRYVYTLSPNGQLHVALSGQPYGGYDDIIPKIGFELGIRQDLDRVHYYGMGPGENYQDSRQSNWIDSFNSTVGEMWEHYPFPQDNGNRQQVRWATLTNRHGAGLYVRPDAPINLSVWPYSWEHIHAAQHINELEPCGYLTLNLDHKVLGLGSNSWGSEVLDSWRVRFEPFSFGLTLLPIARGNLNPAALAGLDLTINGGRNLA